A part of Apodemus sylvaticus chromosome 19, mApoSyl1.1, whole genome shotgun sequence genomic DNA contains:
- the Zwint gene encoding ZW10 interactor, giving the protein MADAEKKAISDAERKAIAEKIAATTKQVLDEAATTLEPAGFQEESELAAKIMEEFMKSSRKKDKLLCSQLQVVNFLQSFLAQEDNTDQNPDVLASEDESRQKATETKEQWKDMKATYMDHVDVIKCALSKALPQVKEAHKKYSELQNAFEQLETKKRVLEEKLQLAQKQWVMQQKRLQNLTKISSEVKRRRKRALEKLDGSHQELETLKHQAGQEKERLQRNQSYLQLLCSLQNKLVISETETEDKNAKGRALPPKSP; this is encoded by the exons ATGGCGGACGCAGAGAAGAAAGCTATTTCGGACGCAGAGAGGAAAGCTATTGCGGAGAAAATTGCTGCTACGACGAAACA GGTTCTGGATGAGGCAGCAACCACTCTAGAACCTGCAGGATTTCAGGAGGAATCTGAGCTGGCTGCCAAGATCATGGAGGAGTTTATGAAG AGCTCCCGGAAAAAAGACAAGCTGCTCTGTAGCCAGCTTCAAGTCGTGAACTTCTTACAGAGTTTTCTGGCTCAGGAGGATAATACTGACCAGAACCCAGACGTTTTGGCTTCTGAAGATGAAAGTC GACAAAAGGCAACTGAAACGAAGGAGCAGTGGAAGGACATGAAGGCCACATACATGGATCATGTGGATGTCATAAAATGTGCCCTGTCTAAGGCCTTACCCCAGGTTAAAGAGGCTCACAAGAAGTACTCAGAGCTTCAGAACGCTTTTGAGCAACTGGAGACTAAG AAGCGAGTCCTTGAGGAGAAGCTTCAGTTGGCTCAGAAACAGTGGGTGATGCAACAG AAGCGTCTGCAGAATCTGACAAAGATTTCTTCCGAGGTAAAGAGACGCCGAAAGAGGGCTCTGGAGAAGCTTGACGGATCCCATCAGGAACTTGAAACCTTGAAGCACCAGGCAGGCCAGGAAAAGGAGAGGCTGCAGAG GAACCAGAGCTACCTCCAGCTGCTGTGCTCCCTGCAGAATAAGCTGGTCATCTCCGAGACCGAAACTGAGGACAAAAATGCCAAAGGGCGAGCCCTTCCCCCCAAATCTCCCTAA